One genomic region from Cellulomonas fengjieae encodes:
- a CDS encoding esterase-like activity of phytase family protein produces the protein MRRSAAVTVLAAAMTVALLAPATAGGRGGGGGDDRGRHVVQPTLVARATLSADFIAPGPPSGAAATPANGRQGPFPGQVVPGFSGMVDAGDGTFWGLTDNGFGSKANSADFLLRLYRVTPDWQTARGGAGQIQVGEFISLRDPDRRIDFPIVNDATPDRLLTGADLDVESVVRAKDGTFWIGEEFGPFLLHVDASGKLLAPPVPFVGGKSPQNPYLEPGETPNIRASRGFEALASSRDGRLLYPITEGAFVDDPQQRRRTIYEFDTAAGSYTGRTWAYQTHRDANLVGDAFMTGRGELLLIERDDFEGPASVVKRVYRVDLRRTDPDGYLTKTLVLDALKIANPDRLGSGDGYGTDDPFALPVQSFETVVQLRDGRLLIANDNNYPGNAARIPGTPDDTEMALIDLRTVRTPHASDVTVVGHRGASGYRPEHTLASYETAILQCADYIEPDLVATKDGVLVARHENEIGGTTDVAARPEFAARQVTKVIDGRSVTGWFTEDFTLAELRTLRARERLPEVRPANTAFDGLYEIPTLDEVLDLARHSVSCDGRQVGVYPETKHPTYFDSLGLSLEEPLVAQLAADGLDGRRAPVIIQSFETGNLRQLDSMTRVRLAQLVDCSGAPYDLVVAGDPRTYRDLVTRRGLAEISRYADGVGLCKDLMIPRTADGSLGAPTPVIRDAHRAGLEVHGWTFRRENQFLPAQFRSSADPNAPGDLAGEIRVFVGAGMDGLFSDNPDIAAATVG, from the coding sequence ATGAGACGAAGCGCTGCAGTCACTGTCCTCGCGGCGGCGATGACCGTCGCGCTCCTGGCGCCGGCGACGGCCGGCGGTCGCGGGGGTGGTGGCGGTGACGACCGCGGCCGGCACGTCGTCCAGCCCACCCTGGTCGCCCGCGCGACCCTGTCCGCGGACTTCATCGCGCCGGGTCCGCCGTCGGGCGCGGCGGCCACGCCCGCCAACGGTCGACAGGGCCCGTTCCCCGGCCAGGTGGTCCCGGGGTTCTCGGGCATGGTCGACGCGGGGGACGGGACCTTCTGGGGTCTCACGGACAACGGGTTCGGCAGCAAGGCGAACTCCGCGGACTTCCTCCTGCGCCTGTACCGCGTCACGCCCGACTGGCAGACGGCCCGCGGGGGAGCCGGCCAGATCCAGGTGGGGGAGTTCATCTCGCTGCGGGACCCGGACCGCCGGATCGACTTCCCGATCGTCAACGACGCCACCCCGGACCGGCTGCTCACCGGCGCCGACCTCGACGTCGAGTCCGTCGTGCGGGCCAAGGACGGCACGTTCTGGATCGGTGAGGAGTTCGGTCCGTTCCTGCTGCACGTCGACGCGTCGGGCAAGCTGCTCGCTCCGCCCGTGCCCTTCGTCGGGGGGAAGTCGCCGCAGAACCCGTACCTGGAGCCCGGCGAGACCCCGAACATCCGGGCGAGCCGCGGGTTCGAGGCGCTGGCCTCCTCCCGCGACGGCCGCCTCCTGTACCCGATCACCGAGGGCGCGTTCGTCGACGACCCGCAGCAGCGCCGCCGGACGATCTACGAGTTCGACACCGCCGCCGGCAGCTACACCGGACGCACCTGGGCCTACCAGACCCATCGGGACGCGAACCTGGTCGGCGACGCGTTCATGACGGGACGCGGTGAGCTGCTCCTCATCGAGCGCGACGACTTCGAGGGACCGGCGTCGGTGGTCAAGCGGGTCTACCGGGTCGACCTGCGCAGGACCGACCCCGACGGCTACCTGACCAAGACGCTGGTGCTGGACGCGCTGAAGATCGCCAACCCCGACCGCCTCGGCTCGGGCGACGGCTACGGGACCGACGACCCGTTCGCCCTGCCGGTGCAGTCCTTCGAGACGGTCGTGCAGCTGCGCGACGGCCGGCTGCTCATCGCGAACGACAACAACTACCCGGGCAACGCGGCCCGGATCCCCGGGACGCCCGACGACACGGAGATGGCCCTCATCGACCTGCGCACGGTGCGCACGCCGCACGCCTCCGACGTGACCGTCGTCGGCCACCGCGGGGCGAGCGGCTACCGGCCGGAGCACACGCTCGCGTCCTACGAGACGGCGATCCTGCAGTGCGCCGACTACATCGAGCCCGACCTCGTCGCGACGAAGGACGGCGTGCTCGTCGCCCGGCACGAGAACGAGATCGGGGGGACCACCGACGTGGCCGCCCGACCGGAGTTCGCCGCGCGGCAGGTCACGAAGGTCATCGACGGGCGCAGCGTGACCGGCTGGTTCACGGAGGACTTCACGCTCGCGGAGCTCAGGACCCTGCGGGCCAGGGAACGCCTCCCGGAGGTGCGGCCGGCGAACACCGCGTTCGACGGGCTCTACGAGATCCCGACCCTCGACGAGGTGCTCGACCTGGCCCGGCACTCGGTGAGCTGCGACGGCCGGCAGGTCGGGGTCTACCCGGAGACCAAGCACCCGACGTACTTCGACTCGCTCGGGCTGTCCCTGGAGGAGCCCCTCGTGGCCCAGCTGGCGGCCGACGGGCTCGACGGCCGCCGCGCACCGGTGATCATCCAGAGCTTCGAGACGGGGAACCTGCGCCAGCTCGACTCGATGACCAGGGTCCGCCTGGCCCAGCTCGTGGACTGCTCGGGCGCGCCCTACGACCTGGTGGTGGCGGGTGACCCGCGCACCTATCGGGACCTGGTGACGCGTCGAGGGCTCGCCGAGATCTCCCGGTACGCGGACGGGGTCGGCCTGTGCAAGGACCTGATGATCCCGCGGACGGCCGACGGCAGCCTCGGAGCGCCGACGCCGGTGATCAGGGACGCGCACCGGGCCGGCCTCGAGGTCCACGGGTGGACGTTCCGTCGGGAGAACCAGTTCCTGCCCGCGCAGTTCCGCAGCAGCGCGGACCCGAACGCGCCCGGCGACCTGGCCGGGGAGATCCGGGTGTTCGTCGGCGCGGGCATGGACGGGCTGTTCAGCGACAACCCCGACATCGCCGCGGCCACGGTGGGCTGA
- a CDS encoding PfkB family carbohydrate kinase, whose product MNRPDVLVIGEALIDVHDDGMTVRERVGGSAGNVAVGLARLGRDTLLHTAIGADEHGREISAYLAASGVGLSRSSVTQGASSVARAVLRVDGSARHDFRIHWAPAADPGTLSARCVHAGSIAAYLEPGAGTVLDLVTGSYGRSLITFDAKVEPALVGPREAARRRALEFVALAGIVKASERDLAFLYPDDHPLDVLRDWVGRGPDLAVLTRGPRGATAVTARGIVDVPGIPVLYAEAGVGGGDAFMSTLIDSALTLGSDAGMRWVRSGAPVVEQVLARSVQAAALTVARLGAVPPTADELASAGPEALTAG is encoded by the coding sequence ATGAACCGACCCGACGTCCTCGTGATCGGCGAGGCCCTGATCGACGTCCACGACGACGGCATGACCGTCCGCGAGCGCGTGGGCGGCAGCGCGGGCAACGTCGCGGTGGGCCTGGCCCGGCTCGGGCGCGACACGCTGCTGCACACCGCGATCGGCGCTGACGAGCACGGCCGGGAGATCTCCGCGTACCTGGCGGCGTCCGGCGTCGGGCTGTCGCGTTCGTCGGTCACGCAGGGCGCCTCGTCCGTCGCCCGGGCGGTGCTGCGGGTGGACGGCTCTGCTCGGCACGACTTCCGGATCCACTGGGCGCCCGCCGCGGACCCCGGGACCCTGTCGGCGCGCTGCGTGCACGCCGGCTCGATCGCGGCCTATCTCGAGCCGGGTGCCGGTACGGTGCTGGACCTGGTGACCGGCTCCTACGGGCGGTCGCTGATCACGTTCGACGCCAAGGTCGAGCCGGCCCTGGTGGGTCCGCGCGAGGCCGCCCGGCGGCGTGCGCTCGAGTTCGTCGCGCTCGCGGGCATCGTCAAGGCGAGCGAACGGGACCTCGCCTTCCTGTATCCCGACGACCACCCGCTCGACGTCCTGCGCGACTGGGTCGGGCGCGGACCCGATCTCGCCGTGCTGACCCGCGGCCCACGCGGCGCGACGGCTGTGACCGCACGCGGGATCGTCGACGTGCCGGGCATCCCCGTGCTCTACGCGGAGGCCGGGGTGGGGGGCGGCGACGCGTTCATGTCCACGCTGATCGACAGTGCCCTGACCCTCGGGTCGGATGCCGGCATGCGCTGGGTTCGCTCGGGCGCGCCGGTCGTCGAGCAGGTGCTGGCGCGGTCGGTGCAGGCTGCGGCGCTCACCGTCGCGCGCCTCGGTGCGGTGCCGCCGACCGCCGACGAGCTCGCGTCAGCCGGGCCCGAGGCGCTGACGGCCGGCTGA
- a CDS encoding FadR/GntR family transcriptional regulator: MVRRTGLIDTAVDELRERIESQQWPVGTRIPAEPALVDLLGVGRNTVREAVQSLVHAGLLERRQGSGTYVLSRSELAVTMGRQIADARQRDVVEVRRALEVEAARLAARRRTAADASGLLELRDERASAYHAGDLEAMVATDLGLHRAIVRAGANPLLVTLYENLLDAIGENIRFNFVTDAHGHDAHDHLVEAIVAGDDQTAADETARYLSALLGE, from the coding sequence ATGGTGCGACGCACCGGACTGATCGACACCGCGGTCGACGAGCTCCGCGAACGGATCGAATCGCAGCAGTGGCCGGTGGGGACGAGGATCCCCGCCGAGCCCGCCCTCGTCGACCTCCTCGGGGTGGGTCGCAACACCGTCCGCGAGGCGGTGCAGTCCCTCGTGCACGCCGGCCTGCTGGAGCGCCGGCAGGGCTCGGGCACCTACGTGCTGTCCCGCTCCGAGCTCGCGGTCACGATGGGCCGGCAGATCGCCGACGCCCGCCAGCGCGACGTCGTCGAGGTCCGTCGTGCCCTCGAGGTCGAGGCCGCCCGGCTCGCGGCCCGGCGGCGCACCGCTGCGGACGCGTCGGGCCTGCTGGAGCTGCGCGACGAGCGCGCCTCCGCCTACCACGCCGGTGATCTGGAGGCGATGGTCGCCACGGACCTGGGCCTGCACCGGGCGATCGTGCGGGCGGGCGCCAACCCCCTGCTGGTCACCCTCTACGAGAACCTGCTCGACGCGATCGGCGAGAACATCCGGTTCAACTTCGTCACCGACGCGCACGGGCACGACGCGCACGACCACCTGGTCGAGGCGATCGTGGCGGGCGACGACCAGACCGCGGCCGACGAGACCGCCCGGTACCTGTCCGCGCTGCTGGGGGAGTGA
- a CDS encoding MFS transporter: MQFNVPSHAPWRGRLVVLAGIVLVGLNLRLAVAALSPIIEVVRQDFALSATQVGLLGTVPVASFAVFGSLATPLARRLGLEPTLILALLLSMSGELLRALAGGAPALIGWSVLALAGMGMGNVLLPPLVKRYFPDRIGAVTAAYSVAMSFSTAVPPLVALPVAVAAGWRVSLGMWAVLGFAAVVPWVVVIVQSVQARSHLRGLLRRAPRSDRPAVLVRPGAQENRLVWRSSLAWALVLTFFANTTCVYVLFAWLPQILDDAGLGADVGGWWLAVFAIVGLPASLLAPVLTARMRNPYLLVAGFAACWAAGLVGLMLWPAHGTAVWMVLLGIGPGSFPVLLTLIGLRSRTPSTAVALSGMVQGLGYGLAIAGPVGIGVLHGATGSWHGPILVLLGLVALLLVAGWFACRPTMLGAEAPA, encoded by the coding sequence GTGCAGTTCAACGTGCCCTCGCACGCCCCCTGGCGCGGCCGTCTCGTCGTGCTGGCGGGGATCGTGCTGGTCGGGCTCAACCTCCGGCTCGCCGTCGCGGCGCTGTCACCGATCATCGAGGTCGTCCGGCAGGACTTCGCGCTCTCGGCCACGCAGGTGGGCCTGCTCGGCACGGTCCCCGTGGCGTCGTTCGCGGTGTTCGGCTCGCTGGCCACGCCGCTGGCCCGGCGGCTGGGCCTCGAGCCCACCCTGATCCTGGCGCTCCTGCTGTCCATGTCGGGGGAGCTCCTGCGCGCCCTGGCCGGCGGTGCGCCCGCCCTCATCGGCTGGTCGGTGCTCGCGCTCGCGGGCATGGGGATGGGCAACGTGCTGCTCCCACCGCTGGTCAAGCGCTACTTCCCCGACCGCATCGGTGCGGTCACGGCGGCCTACTCCGTGGCGATGTCGTTCAGCACGGCGGTCCCTCCGCTGGTGGCGCTGCCCGTGGCCGTGGCCGCCGGCTGGCGCGTGTCCCTCGGGATGTGGGCGGTCCTCGGCTTCGCCGCCGTCGTGCCGTGGGTGGTGGTCATCGTGCAGTCCGTGCAGGCGCGGTCGCACCTGCGCGGCCTCCTGCGACGCGCACCGCGCTCGGACCGTCCGGCCGTGCTGGTCCGGCCGGGCGCGCAGGAGAACCGCCTGGTCTGGCGCTCGTCGCTGGCCTGGGCGCTCGTCCTCACGTTCTTCGCCAACACCACCTGCGTCTACGTGCTGTTCGCCTGGTTGCCGCAGATCCTCGACGACGCCGGCCTGGGTGCCGACGTCGGCGGCTGGTGGCTGGCGGTCTTCGCGATCGTGGGCCTGCCGGCGTCTCTCCTCGCGCCCGTCCTCACCGCCCGGATGCGCAACCCGTACCTCCTGGTTGCCGGGTTCGCCGCGTGCTGGGCGGCCGGTCTGGTCGGGCTCATGCTGTGGCCGGCGCACGGGACCGCGGTGTGGATGGTCCTGCTCGGCATCGGCCCGGGATCGTTCCCCGTGCTGCTGACGCTCATCGGGTTGCGCTCGCGGACGCCGTCGACCGCCGTCGCGCTGTCCGGCATGGTGCAGGGCCTCGGGTACGGGCTCGCGATCGCCGGTCCGGTGGGCATCGGCGTGCTGCACGGGGCGACGGGCTCGTGGCACGGGCCGATCCTCGTGCTGCTCGGCCTCGTGGCGCTGCTGCTCGTGGCGGGCTGGTTCGCGTGCCGCCCGACGATGCTCGGTGCCGAGGCACCTGCATAA
- the argS gene encoding arginine--tRNA ligase, with translation MTPAQLSEAIKAALVHAVDDGTFALDPAAIPATVHLERPRQREHGDWATNVAMQLAKKAGTNPRAFAEELAKRLTDTDGVASVEVAGPGFLNIRLDAAAAGELARSVVEQGVEYGHNETLAGVALNLEFVSANPTGPLHIGGVRWAAVGDSLARVLQASGATVTREYYFNDHGAQIDRFSRSLLARALGQPAPEDGYGGEYITEIAEQVVADALAAGEADPRTLPFDEANEAFRARGVELMFAEIRKSLEDFGVEFDVYFHEDSLHESGAVDHAIARLRELGHIFEADGAVWLRTTTFGDDRDRVIIRSNGEAAYIAGDIAYYLDKRERGFDRVVIMLGADHHGYIGRMMAVCAAFGDTPGVNLEILIGQLVNLVKDGAPVRMSKRAGTVVTIDDLVEAVGVDAARYALARSSADSMIDLDLDLLSSAKNENPVFYVQYAHARSSAVDRNAEATGVRREDGFDASTLDHESDSVLLGQLAEFPRIVAQAAELRAPHRVARYLEELAGAYHTWYGQVRVAPLGDEEVTDVHRTRLWLNDATRQVLANGLGLLGVSAPERM, from the coding sequence GTGACCCCCGCTCAGCTCTCCGAGGCCATCAAGGCCGCCCTCGTGCACGCCGTCGACGACGGCACGTTCGCCCTCGACCCCGCCGCGATCCCCGCGACCGTGCACCTCGAGCGACCCCGCCAGCGCGAGCACGGGGACTGGGCCACCAACGTGGCGATGCAGCTGGCCAAGAAGGCCGGCACCAACCCGCGCGCCTTCGCCGAGGAGCTCGCCAAGCGCCTGACCGACACCGACGGCGTCGCCTCCGTCGAGGTCGCGGGTCCCGGATTCCTGAACATCCGGCTCGACGCGGCCGCCGCGGGCGAGCTGGCCCGCTCCGTCGTCGAGCAGGGTGTCGAGTACGGGCACAACGAGACGCTGGCCGGCGTCGCGCTCAACCTCGAGTTCGTCTCGGCCAACCCCACGGGGCCGCTGCACATCGGCGGGGTGCGCTGGGCCGCCGTGGGGGACAGCCTCGCCCGGGTGCTCCAGGCGTCCGGTGCCACCGTGACGCGCGAGTACTACTTCAACGACCATGGCGCCCAGATCGACCGCTTCTCGCGCTCGCTGCTGGCCCGCGCGCTGGGGCAGCCGGCGCCCGAGGACGGCTACGGCGGCGAGTACATCACCGAGATCGCCGAGCAGGTGGTGGCCGACGCCCTCGCGGCCGGCGAGGCCGACCCGCGCACCCTGCCGTTCGACGAGGCCAACGAGGCGTTCCGGGCCCGCGGCGTCGAGCTCATGTTCGCGGAGATCCGCAAGTCCCTCGAGGACTTTGGCGTCGAGTTCGACGTCTACTTCCACGAGGACTCGCTGCACGAGTCCGGTGCCGTGGACCACGCGATCGCCCGCCTGCGCGAGCTCGGGCACATCTTCGAGGCCGACGGCGCCGTCTGGCTGCGCACCACGACCTTCGGCGACGACCGCGACCGCGTGATCATCCGGTCCAACGGCGAGGCCGCGTACATCGCGGGCGACATCGCCTACTACCTGGACAAGCGCGAGCGCGGCTTCGACCGCGTGGTGATCATGCTCGGCGCCGACCACCACGGGTACATCGGCCGCATGATGGCCGTCTGCGCGGCGTTCGGGGACACCCCCGGCGTCAACCTGGAGATCCTGATCGGCCAGCTGGTCAACCTGGTCAAGGACGGCGCCCCGGTCCGGATGAGCAAGCGCGCCGGCACGGTCGTCACCATCGACGACCTGGTCGAGGCGGTCGGCGTCGACGCCGCGCGGTACGCGCTGGCGCGCTCGTCGGCCGACTCGATGATCGACCTCGACCTGGACCTGCTGAGCAGCGCCAAGAACGAGAACCCGGTGTTCTACGTCCAGTACGCGCACGCCCGCTCCAGTGCGGTGGACCGCAACGCCGAGGCGACCGGCGTGCGGCGCGAGGACGGCTTCGACGCCTCGACGCTCGACCACGAGAGCGACTCGGTGCTCCTGGGCCAGCTGGCGGAGTTCCCCCGGATCGTCGCGCAGGCCGCCGAGCTGCGCGCGCCGCACCGGGTGGCCCGCTACCTGGAGGAGCTCGCCGGCGCGTACCACACCTGGTACGGCCAGGTCCGCGTGGCCCCGCTCGGCGACGAGGAGGTCACCGACGTGCACCGCACCCGCCTGTGGCTCAACGACGCCACCCGTCAGGTCCTGGCCAACGGTCTCGGCCTGCTCGGGGTCAGCGCGCCGGAGCGCATGTGA
- a CDS encoding diaminopimelate decarboxylase family protein, whose protein sequence is MTGEPWSTGVRRGPDGVVSVAGVDVHALAAEHGTPAYVLDEADLRTRARAYRRAFESACAQIGAGVDVYYAGKAFLSVAVARWVHEEGLRVDTSTGGELAVALRAGIPGEHLGLHGNNKSDAEIARALDAGVGRIIVDSLVEIDRVADAVAARGGGPAPVMVRVTTGVHAGGHEYISTAHEDQKFGLSIATPPRPASEQVAAGPTTSADAAVNGAAVNGAAVDSGAGDSPAMCALLAVLARPELRLLGIHSHIGSQILDPSGFEVAARAVLTLRAQLAERTGVLVDEVDLGGGYGIAYLPGEVALDPDRIAKDIAASVQGSARDLGTPLPRFSIEPGRAIVGPAGLTLYTVGTVKPVRIDDGRVRTYVSIDGGMSDNIRPALYGAQYHAEVVGRLAGPETVLARVVGKHCESGDIVVHEVQLPADVRAGDLLAVAATGAYGRSMASNYNHVPRPPVIAVADGATRVLVRRETEDDLLALDQG, encoded by the coding sequence GTGACCGGCGAGCCCTGGTCGACGGGTGTCCGCCGGGGCCCCGACGGCGTCGTGAGCGTGGCCGGCGTCGACGTCCACGCGCTCGCGGCCGAGCACGGCACGCCCGCGTACGTGCTCGACGAGGCCGACCTGCGGACCCGCGCCCGCGCGTACCGGCGCGCGTTCGAGTCGGCGTGCGCGCAGATCGGCGCCGGGGTCGACGTCTACTACGCCGGCAAGGCGTTCCTGTCCGTCGCGGTCGCGCGCTGGGTGCATGAGGAGGGCCTGCGCGTCGACACCTCGACGGGCGGAGAGCTCGCGGTCGCGCTGCGCGCGGGGATCCCCGGCGAGCACCTCGGGCTGCACGGCAACAACAAGTCGGACGCGGAGATCGCGCGGGCGCTCGACGCGGGTGTCGGTCGGATCATCGTCGACTCGCTCGTGGAGATCGACCGGGTGGCCGACGCGGTCGCCGCCCGCGGGGGAGGGCCCGCGCCCGTGATGGTCCGCGTGACCACCGGGGTGCACGCGGGCGGGCACGAGTACATCTCGACGGCGCACGAGGACCAGAAGTTCGGCCTCTCGATCGCCACCCCGCCCCGCCCTGCCTCCGAGCAGGTGGCTGCTGGGCCGACCACGTCCGCGGACGCCGCGGTGAACGGGGCTGCGGTGAACGGGGCCGCGGTGGACAGCGGTGCCGGGGACAGTCCCGCGATGTGCGCGCTGCTCGCGGTGCTGGCGCGGCCCGAGCTGCGGCTGCTCGGCATCCACTCCCACATCGGCTCGCAGATCCTGGACCCCTCCGGGTTCGAGGTCGCGGCGCGGGCGGTGCTGACGCTGCGGGCGCAGCTCGCCGAGCGCACCGGCGTGCTGGTCGACGAGGTCGACCTCGGCGGCGGCTACGGCATCGCGTACCTGCCCGGGGAGGTCGCCCTCGACCCGGACCGGATCGCCAAGGACATCGCGGCGTCGGTGCAGGGCAGCGCCAGGGACCTCGGCACCCCGCTGCCGCGCTTCTCGATCGAGCCGGGCCGCGCGATCGTCGGCCCCGCCGGGCTCACGCTCTACACGGTCGGCACGGTCAAGCCCGTGCGGATCGACGACGGCCGCGTCCGTACCTACGTGTCGATCGACGGCGGGATGAGCGACAACATCCGCCCCGCCCTGTACGGCGCGCAGTACCACGCGGAGGTCGTCGGCCGGCTCGCGGGCCCCGAGACGGTGCTGGCCCGCGTCGTCGGCAAGCACTGCGAGAGCGGCGACATCGTGGTGCACGAGGTCCAGCTGCCCGCCGACGTCCGCGCCGGTGACCTGCTCGCGGTCGCGGCCACGGGTGCGTACGGCCGGTCGATGGCCTCCAACTACAACCACGTCCCGCGCCCGCCGGTGATCGCCGTCGCGGACGGCGCCACCCGCGTGCTCGTGCGCCGCGAGACCGAGGACGACCTGCTGGCCCTCGACCAGGGCTGA
- a CDS encoding homoserine dehydrogenase, with protein MPSPVPAHPPLRVAVLGCGVVGTQVVRLLTTQASDLASRVGAPLELVGVAVRDADAERDPVVDRALLTTDAESLVERADVVVEVMGGLEPARGLLLRAIAAGASVVTANKALLAQDGPTLYAAADEAGVDIYFEAAVAGAIPIVRPVRESLAGDRVTRVLGIVNGTTNYVLDKMASEGLDLDQAVKEAQALGYAEADPTADVEGYDAAAKAAILASLAFHTRVSIDDVSREGITSLTADDVLWAQRTGHVLKLLAIAERGSVEDADGARVEGVQVRVHPALVPAGHPLASVRGAFNAVFVEAEAAGELMFYGRGAGGEPTASAVLGDVVSVARHRVLGGKGPVESRYAELPVLPATAARTRYQVRLEVADRPGVLAQVAAVLAAHDVSIEAVRQSPASQTPEADVARLVITTHVAPEHALRSTVDAIAGLDVVRRVVSVLRVEGA; from the coding sequence GTGCCCTCGCCCGTGCCCGCCCACCCGCCCCTGCGCGTCGCCGTCCTCGGCTGCGGCGTCGTCGGCACGCAGGTGGTGCGGCTGCTCACGACGCAGGCCTCGGACCTGGCCTCCCGGGTGGGTGCGCCCCTGGAGCTCGTCGGGGTGGCGGTCCGGGACGCGGACGCCGAGCGTGATCCCGTCGTCGACCGGGCGCTGCTCACCACCGACGCCGAGTCGCTGGTCGAGCGAGCCGACGTCGTCGTCGAGGTCATGGGCGGTCTGGAGCCCGCGCGCGGGCTGCTGCTGCGGGCGATCGCGGCCGGCGCCTCGGTGGTCACCGCCAACAAGGCGCTGCTCGCGCAGGACGGCCCCACGCTGTACGCCGCCGCCGACGAGGCCGGCGTGGACATCTACTTCGAGGCAGCGGTGGCCGGGGCCATCCCGATCGTCCGCCCGGTGCGGGAGTCGCTCGCGGGGGACCGCGTGACGCGCGTGCTCGGCATCGTCAACGGCACCACCAACTACGTGCTCGACAAGATGGCGTCCGAAGGGCTCGACCTCGACCAGGCGGTCAAGGAGGCCCAGGCCCTCGGCTACGCGGAGGCGGACCCCACGGCCGACGTCGAGGGCTACGACGCCGCCGCCAAGGCCGCGATCCTGGCGTCGCTCGCGTTCCACACCCGGGTGTCGATCGACGACGTGTCCCGCGAGGGCATCACGTCGCTGACCGCCGACGACGTGCTGTGGGCCCAGCGCACCGGCCACGTGCTCAAGCTGCTGGCGATCGCGGAGCGGGGCTCCGTCGAGGACGCGGACGGGGCACGCGTCGAGGGCGTGCAGGTGCGCGTGCACCCCGCGCTCGTCCCGGCCGGCCACCCGCTGGCGTCGGTGCGCGGCGCCTTCAACGCGGTGTTCGTGGAGGCGGAGGCGGCGGGCGAGCTCATGTTCTACGGACGCGGGGCGGGCGGCGAACCCACGGCGTCCGCGGTGCTCGGCGACGTCGTCTCCGTGGCCCGTCACCGCGTGCTCGGCGGCAAGGGGCCGGTCGAGTCGCGCTACGCCGAGCTGCCCGTGCTGCCCGCCACCGCGGCGCGCACCCGGTACCAGGTCCGGCTCGAGGTCGCCGACCGCCCGGGGGTCCTCGCGCAGGTCGCCGCCGTCCTGGCGGCGCACGACGTCTCGATCGAGGCCGTCCGCCAGTCCCCGGCCTCGCAGACCCCCGAGGCCGATGTCGCGCGCCTGGTGATCACCACGCACGTGGCCCCCGAGCACGCCCTGCGCAGCACGGTCGACGCCATCGCCGGCCTCGACGTCGTGCGTCGTGTCGTATCCGTCCTGCGAGTCGAGGGAGCCTGA
- the thrC gene encoding threonine synthase produces MAHQWRGVIAEYADRLPAHVQERVVTLGEGGTPLVPSPTLSARTGAEVFVKVEGMNPTGSFKDRGMTTAMSAAAGRGAKAVVCASTGNTSASAAAYATRAGMVCAVLVPDGKIAMGKLSQAIAHGATLLQVDGNFDDCLIAARKLAEAYPVELVNSVNPDRIEGQKTAAFEIVDALGDAPDIHVLPVGNAGNITAYWKGYREYAALDAGAAHTAVATRTPIMWGFQASGAAPIVLGHPVDQPETIATAIRIGNPASWLQAEEARDTSGGLIEAVTDEQILTAHRVLSAEVGIFVEPASASGVAGLLALSDAGRVPAGARIVVTVTGHGLKDPQWALRAADGSEVAPVRISSDVVSIATALGLD; encoded by the coding sequence ATGGCCCACCAGTGGCGCGGCGTGATCGCCGAGTACGCCGACCGTCTGCCCGCGCACGTCCAGGAGCGCGTCGTGACGCTGGGGGAGGGCGGCACGCCGCTCGTCCCGTCGCCGACGCTGTCGGCCCGCACGGGTGCCGAGGTCTTCGTCAAGGTCGAGGGCATGAACCCGACCGGCTCGTTCAAGGACCGCGGCATGACGACCGCGATGTCGGCGGCCGCCGGGCGCGGGGCCAAGGCCGTGGTGTGCGCGTCGACCGGCAACACGTCGGCGTCGGCGGCGGCCTACGCCACCCGCGCGGGCATGGTGTGCGCGGTGCTGGTCCCGGACGGCAAGATCGCGATGGGCAAGCTCAGCCAGGCGATCGCGCACGGTGCCACGCTGCTCCAGGTGGACGGCAACTTCGACGACTGCCTGATCGCCGCCCGCAAGCTCGCCGAGGCGTACCCGGTGGAGCTCGTGAACTCGGTGAACCCCGACCGCATCGAGGGTCAGAAGACGGCGGCGTTCGAGATCGTCGACGCACTCGGCGACGCCCCGGACATCCACGTGCTGCCGGTCGGCAACGCCGGGAACATCACCGCCTACTGGAAGGGCTACCGCGAGTACGCGGCGCTCGACGCGGGAGCGGCGCACACCGCCGTGGCCACGCGCACGCCGATCATGTGGGGCTTCCAGGCGTCAGGCGCCGCCCCGATCGTCCTCGGCCACCCGGTCGACCAGCCCGAGACCATCGCCACCGCGATCCGGATCGGCAACCCGGCGTCGTGGCTGCAGGCGGAGGAGGCGCGGGACACGTCCGGGGGCCTGATCGAGGCGGTCACGGACGAGCAGATCCTCACCGCCCACCGGGTGCTGTCCGCCGAGGTCGGGATCTTCGTCGAGCCTGCCTCGGCGTCCGGCGTCGCCGGCCTGCTCGCGCTCAGCGACGCGGGCCGTGTCCCCGCGGGCGCCCGCATCGTCGTCACGGTGACCGGGCACGGGCTCAAGGACCCGCAGTGGGCGCTGCGCGCCGCCGACGGCAGCGAGGTCGCGCCGGTGCGCATCTCCTCGGACGTGGTGTCCATCGCCACCGCCCTCGGCCTGGACTGA